The following is a genomic window from Clostridia bacterium.
CAGGAATACGTTAAGACCCACACCGCCCCCTACAAATACCCCAGAATCGTGGACTTTGTAGACGAGCTTCCCAAAACCATCAGCGGTAAGGTTCGCCGTGTGGAAATCCGAAACAACGACCTCAAAAAAGCAAACCAATAAACAAAAAGCGTTCCAAATTTGGAACGCTTTTTTAAAAAATATTGCTTTTTTTATTTGCATGTGGTATACTAAAGATACCACATGCAACAATTTTAATAATGAATTCAGGATATTTTTACAATATCCTGTTTCGTGTTGTCTTTTTATGGATATCATAAAACAAAATTGTGTTTTGTAAAAAAACGCAGGCTGTAATATGATATTTGTTTGTGATATTCATATTAAGATTGTTGTGTGTGGTAACCTGGAATCTCAAGCCGCGTTTTTTGGCGTGGTGCAGATTCTTGTGCCACGCTTTTTTAATTGCGTGAGAATTTAGAAAGGAGAAGCATAAAAGCTATAGGAAAATCCAAATACATTTAGAAAGGAATCATTAAAATGAAAAAAATAATTTCTTTATTGTTAGTTGTTGCAATTATTTTAAGTTTTTGTTCTTGTAACGAAAAGAGTCTTATCGATATTAAAGGCGCTTTTTACACCGACAACGGAAGCATTGCCATCGTTTTCGATTATTCGGACTTTGAAAATCCGTTGCCCGAAAACGCAGAAGAAATTACCCTCACTATGAACGAAGTTACATATACGGTTAACGAAAATTCCAAATCTAGTAGCCACAACACAGGCGTGACAAGCAAATTTTATGATAATTTTGAACGTTATTATGGCTATTCTTATGCACTAGGTTACGGTGAAGTTTCCAACGACACCCCCGTAAGAATGATGGTTGTTTTTGAGGTTGAGGATATGTCCAACCTACAAGATGCAAGCTTTACATTAGGCGCACACACCATAAGTCTTGGCAAAGATACATTTACAGAAATTTCTTCGCTATGTGAAATCATAAGAGCAGAAGAAAATTTTGAAGAAGCATACCAGATTGCTTCATTCAAATGGCGTATAGACGCTGCTTATACAGACGAAGAAGAGATAGATATTTTTAAAGTTCCTTTCGGACCTGACTTGAGCTATGTGAGTGAACAAATGCGTCTGACATTCGACAGCGATGTCAATTGGGGTGTAGAAATCACAGCTTCCCCCGGCACAAATTATTCTTACAATGAGAAACTTCACGAAGATGTCGTGAATACTAATTTACCTGCCTTTGATATAGATATCATAAAAAATGCCTATCCCGATGCAACATCTCAGATTGACAAATTCATCGAAGCGACCAACACATTAGCCGAGAGTATTCTGGACAGCAGTAAATCGTTAGATGATTTTAAAGTAAAAGGCACCAGAGGAACAATAAAAGGTACCTATGCTGAATTGTGTGAAATTTTCGATATGAGCATGGTTGTTGCCGGCTAATCTATTCAGTATTATAAAAATAAACACATCATAATGGAAAACCCAGAATGATGTGTTTAAGTTTTATAAATTGAATTTTAAGCTTTGAAGTGGCTTAGTTCATAGCTTCCTGAACTGCAACAGCGCAAGCAACGGTCATACCAACCATGGGGTTGTTACCTGCACCGATTAAGCCCATCATTTCTACGTGAGCCGGAACGGAGGAGGAACCTGCGAACTGTGCATCACCGTGCATACGACCCATGGTATCTGTCAAGCCGTAAGAAGCGGGGCCTGCAGCCATGTTGTCGGGGTGAAGGGTACGGCCTGTACCGCCACCGGAAGCAACGGAGAAGTATTTTTTACCGTTTTCGATAGCCCATTTCTTATAGGTACCTGCAACAGGATGCTGGAAACGGGTCGGGTTGGTGGAGTTACCGGTGATGGAAACGTCAACGGCTTCCTTCTGCATGATAGCAACACCTTCCAAAACGTCGTTTGCACCGTAGCACTTAACCTTTGCTTTTTCGCCATCGGAGAACGGAACTTCACGAACAACCTTAAGCTCGGATGTGAAGAAATCATATTCGGTTTCCACATAGGTAAAACCGTTGATTCTGGAGATGATGTATGCAGCATCTTTACCCAAGCCGTTCAAGATTACGCGAAGGGGTTCTTTTCTTACTTTATTTGCAGTTCTTGCGATACCGATTGCGCCTTCAGCAGCTGCAAAGGATTCGTGACCTGCGAGGAAGCAGAAGCAGTTGGTTTCTTCACGGAGAAGCATTGCAGCCAGGTTACCGTGACCCAAACCTACACTTCTTGTTTCAGCAACAGAGCCGGGGATGCAGAATGCCTGCAAGCCAACACCGATTGCTTCAGCAGCTTCTACAGCGGAAGCCTTGCCGTTTTTGATTGCGATAGCGCAACCTAAGGTGTACGCCCAAACCGCGTTTTCAAACGCGATAGGCTGAACGCCTTTTACGATTTTTTCAACATCTATACCTTTAGACAAGCAGAGGTCTCTTGCTTCTTCCAAAGAAGCAAAACCCAATTTCTTAAGTTCAGCGTCGATCTTAGCTTGTCTTCTTTCCTTACCTTCAAACTGTGCCATAAGAGTCCTCTCCTTTCTTATTCTTCTCTGGGATCGATGTATTTAACAGCTTCGTCGAATCTGCCGTAGGTACCGATATTCTTCTGATAAGCTTCATTCGGGTCTACGCCGTGACGAATGTCTTCCAACATCTTGCCGATTTTTACGAACTGATAACCGATAACTTCATCATTTGCATCAAGTGCATTCTTTAAGATGTAGCCTTCAGCCATCTGCATATAACGAACGCCTTTTGCGTTTGTAGCAAACATGGTACCAACCTGAGAGCAAAGACCTTTACCCAAGTCCTCGAGGGAAGCACCTACCGGCAAACCGTCTTCAGAGAAAGCGGTCTGGGTACGGCCATATGCCAGCTGCTTGAAGATTTCGCGCATTGCAACGTTGATTGCATCGCAAACGAGGTCAGTGTTCAATGCTTCAAGTAAGGTTTTACCCTGCAATATTTCTGCTGCCATAGCTGCAGAATGGGTCATACCGGAGC
Proteins encoded in this region:
- a CDS encoding GGGtGRT protein, encoding MAQFEGKERRQAKIDAELKKLGFASLEEARDLCLSKGIDVEKIVKGVQPIAFENAVWAYTLGCAIAIKNGKASAVEAAEAIGVGLQAFCIPGSVAETRSVGLGHGNLAAMLLREETNCFCFLAGHESFAAAEGAIGIARTANKVRKEPLRVILNGLGKDAAYIISRINGFTYVETEYDFFTSELKVVREVPFSDGEKAKVKCYGANDVLEGVAIMQKEAVDVSITGNSTNPTRFQHPVAGTYKKWAIENGKKYFSVASGGGTGRTLHPDNMAAGPASYGLTDTMGRMHGDAQFAGSSSVPAHVEMMGLIGAGNNPMVGMTVACAVAVQEAMN
- a CDS encoding iron-sulfur cluster assembly scaffold protein; this encodes MNYTHEVEKMCPVKKGPHHGPAPIPEEGKWVKSYQISDISGLSHGVGWCAPQQGACKLTLNVKEGIIEEALVETLGCSGMTHSAAMAAEILQGKTLLEALNTDLVCDAINVAMREIFKQLAYGRTQTAFSEDGLPVGASLEDLGKGLCSQVGTMFATNAKGVRYMQMAEGYILKNALDANDEVIGYQFVKIGKMLEDIRHGVDPNEAYQKNIGTYGRFDEAVKYIDPREE